A section of the Spirosoma pollinicola genome encodes:
- a CDS encoding glycosyltransferase family 9 protein gives MKQLLLLRFSAMGDVALLAPVVQAFTQRYPDAQITLVTRAKFAVFFEQFPNIRVVGADFDGRHNGLNGLLQLVKELRQIASFDVVIDAHQNLRSSVLKSLFRLAGVPSFTIDKGRAEKRALTRKTNKVRRQLTHSVDRYAQVFKAAGLPVQPTKPFQFPPFTASEDELQDFLNRKSIEQNSPWLGIAPFAQHTQKMWPFERFTPLLDQLYTGTQRTIFLFGGGADEIVQLEALRQRFPQAILVAGKLSLAAELLLISRLNGMLCMDSGNMHLAALSGVPVLSIWGATHPDAGFGPWGQGEEAVLQISTDKLTCRPCSVFGNKPCWRGDLACLTDISVEVVAERVKQMLTKKVA, from the coding sequence ATGAAGCAATTGCTTCTTCTTCGGTTTTCGGCTATGGGCGATGTAGCCCTGCTGGCACCGGTTGTACAAGCGTTCACTCAACGGTATCCTGATGCGCAAATTACGCTGGTAACCAGGGCTAAATTTGCCGTTTTTTTTGAGCAGTTTCCAAATATTCGCGTTGTTGGTGCTGACTTCGACGGACGGCACAATGGCCTCAATGGCTTACTACAGTTAGTTAAGGAACTGCGGCAGATTGCCTCTTTCGACGTTGTGATTGATGCCCATCAGAACTTGCGATCAAGCGTTTTAAAAAGCCTTTTCCGTTTGGCTGGCGTACCGTCGTTTACGATTGACAAGGGTCGTGCTGAGAAGAGAGCCTTGACCCGAAAGACTAACAAGGTCCGTCGGCAATTAACCCATAGTGTAGATCGCTACGCACAGGTATTCAAAGCGGCCGGGTTGCCTGTTCAGCCAACTAAGCCTTTCCAGTTTCCTCCATTCACAGCCAGTGAAGATGAGCTTCAGGACTTTCTGAATAGGAAATCCATTGAGCAAAATTCGCCCTGGCTCGGTATTGCTCCCTTTGCGCAGCATACCCAAAAGATGTGGCCCTTCGAGCGATTTACTCCCCTGTTAGATCAACTGTATACGGGTACACAACGCACAATTTTTCTGTTCGGGGGCGGGGCCGACGAAATTGTTCAACTCGAAGCTTTGCGTCAACGGTTTCCTCAGGCAATTTTAGTTGCCGGGAAGCTTTCGCTGGCCGCTGAGCTGTTGCTTATTAGCCGGTTGAATGGAATGCTTTGTATGGATTCTGGAAATATGCATCTGGCGGCCCTGAGCGGTGTACCGGTATTGTCTATCTGGGGCGCCACTCACCCCGATGCGGGCTTTGGTCCCTGGGGACAAGGCGAGGAGGCTGTCCTTCAAATTTCGACGGATAAGCTAACCTGTCGTCCCTGTTCTGTATTTGGCAATAAACCCTGTTGGCGGGGTGATTTAGCCTGTTTAACTGACATTTCGGTAGAGGTCGTGGCAGAAAGGGTAAAACAAATGCTGACAAAGAAAGTAGCCTGA
- a CDS encoding glycosyltransferase family 9 protein yields MVSPVKVLILQFASIGDVVLSSPVVRCLKQQLPNAELHFCTKRDYKSIISYNPYITRGHYFDDNLYNLIRQLRAEHFDYVIDLQNTFVTGLIKASMGSRSYSVEKQSFRQWLYIGWKINALSEQHVVDRYLATVQPLGVENDGQGLDYFIPYKDEVEFAWLPTTHQNDFVAYAIGGQHMTRRLPTARMIELCRKINYPIVLVGDKKDRKAGDEIVRALGEKLIYNACGHYNLNQSASLLQRARVVFSHDTGLMHIAAAFRKKIYSIWGSTTPQFGFYPYITPHVRLEAPGLGCRPCSATGSDHCPLKHFKCMNNLSFDFEVKELRTKKKNFE; encoded by the coding sequence ATGGTCTCTCCGGTAAAAGTACTGATTCTGCAATTCGCATCCATTGGCGACGTCGTTCTGTCATCGCCTGTTGTGCGTTGTCTGAAGCAGCAACTGCCAAACGCTGAGCTTCATTTTTGTACCAAACGCGATTATAAGTCGATTATTTCTTATAACCCTTATATCACCAGGGGTCATTACTTCGATGATAATTTATATAACTTGATCCGGCAACTTCGTGCCGAGCATTTCGATTACGTGATTGATTTGCAAAACACCTTCGTTACCGGCCTGATTAAAGCGTCTATGGGTTCTCGTTCCTATAGTGTCGAAAAACAGTCGTTTCGCCAGTGGCTATATATCGGATGGAAAATCAATGCACTAAGTGAACAGCACGTTGTAGATCGGTATCTCGCCACTGTGCAGCCCCTGGGGGTGGAAAACGACGGGCAAGGGCTGGATTATTTCATTCCCTATAAAGATGAGGTTGAATTTGCCTGGTTGCCAACTACACATCAGAACGATTTTGTCGCCTATGCCATAGGTGGTCAACACATGACCCGGCGGCTGCCCACGGCACGCATGATTGAGCTGTGCCGAAAAATTAATTATCCAATTGTTTTGGTCGGTGATAAGAAAGACCGCAAAGCTGGCGACGAAATTGTGCGGGCTTTGGGCGAAAAGCTGATTTATAACGCCTGTGGACATTATAATCTGAATCAATCGGCGTCCCTGTTACAACGAGCCCGTGTGGTATTCAGTCACGATACAGGATTGATGCATATTGCTGCTGCGTTCAGGAAGAAAATTTACTCTATTTGGGGCAGTACGACTCCTCAATTCGGGTTCTACCCTTATATAACACCGCACGTTCGGCTCGAAGCACCAGGCTTGGGTTGCCGTCCCTGTTCGGCCACTGGTTCAGACCATTGTCCCTTGAAACACTTCAAGTGTATGAACAATCTATCCTTCGACTTTGAGGTGAAAGAACTGCGAACAAAAAAAAAGAACTTTGAGTAA
- a CDS encoding DUF4249 domain-containing protein, translating to MSLNSCINAYQPDAITTVSLLVVDGQITDQPGPYTIKLSRTADYSFKSLSLLEAGATVVISDNLGNKETLKEQSPGGIYQSSIDGIRGVPGRLYKLTIQTKAGTRYESEAEIMPAVPPIQKLYYESNYTPATVATAQSQNWSVYLDTKDPDTLGNYYKWSWTHYEVVDACQKTFVANRSIYTGISCCTDCWDVTRCYTCVNLNSDVNINGRAISRQFITDVPFNSLGRYYIEIEQQALSRKAYLFWKSVQQLTSNTGGLFDVAPSSIQGNVKCITNPKEPVYGYFGIAGLSAGYLIVDQSAGKGAPKADFPTVIPYPTRPACIVCDNSLYRTPNKPRFWTY from the coding sequence TTGAGTCTCAATTCATGCATAAATGCCTACCAGCCCGATGCGATCACTACGGTATCCCTGCTGGTTGTCGATGGTCAGATTACGGACCAACCCGGCCCCTATACCATCAAGCTTTCGCGAACGGCCGATTATTCATTTAAAAGTTTGAGTTTATTGGAAGCCGGGGCAACGGTCGTTATTTCAGATAACCTGGGCAATAAAGAAACGCTCAAAGAGCAATCGCCGGGGGGTATTTACCAGAGTAGTATCGATGGAATTCGCGGGGTGCCCGGCCGATTGTATAAACTCACGATTCAGACAAAAGCCGGAACGAGGTATGAGTCGGAGGCAGAAATTATGCCTGCCGTTCCCCCCATCCAGAAACTATATTACGAATCCAACTACACGCCAGCTACGGTAGCCACCGCCCAAAGTCAGAACTGGTCTGTTTATCTGGATACGAAAGACCCCGATACGCTGGGTAATTATTACAAATGGAGCTGGACGCACTACGAAGTGGTAGATGCCTGCCAGAAAACGTTTGTTGCCAATCGAAGTATCTACACCGGTATCTCCTGCTGCACAGACTGTTGGGATGTTACCCGTTGTTACACCTGCGTCAATCTGAACTCCGATGTCAATATTAACGGGAGAGCGATCAGTCGCCAATTTATCACCGACGTGCCCTTTAATTCTTTAGGCCGATATTATATAGAAATCGAACAACAGGCGTTGAGCCGAAAAGCATATTTGTTCTGGAAAAGTGTGCAGCAATTGACAAGCAATACGGGTGGCCTATTCGATGTGGCTCCTTCCTCCATTCAGGGAAATGTGAAATGCATAACCAACCCAAAAGAGCCTGTATATGGTTATTTTGGCATTGCTGGACTGTCTGCCGGTTATTTAATAGTCGACCAGAGTGCCGGTAAAGGAGCGCCAAAAGCAGATTTTCCAACGGTAATTCCCTATCCAACCAGACCCGCCTGTATTGTGTGCGATAACAGCCTGTATCGCACACCGAACAAACCTCGTTTCTGGACTTATTAA
- a CDS encoding DUF4249 domain-containing protein, with product MKKGNELLRLGNSIGLLIAFLVVSCVTDFQPDAVSIPPSLIIEGQVTDAAGPYTVKLTRTADYSFKSLNLLETGATVVISDNLGNKETLKEQSLGGTYQTTSLQGVVGRSYKVSIKTKDGKTYESDAEVLSAAPPILKLYYEYTKETGGANSAQNQGWDVYLDAKDPETTGNYYRWAWTHYEFTEVCSKRELANGTLTGLGCCSNCWDITRCYDCISVNSDANINGQAISRQFIMRVPYKSKSAYYLEVQQQALSKGAYDFWKSVRQLTSNTGGLFDTAPQTVRGNVHCVSNPAEMVYGYFGATGLSEQYINVDRSTGEGVPDLDPPIIVPQPSACVVCENSIYRTPNKPRWWQF from the coding sequence ATGAAAAAAGGAAATGAACTTCTCCGCCTGGGCAACTCTATTGGGTTACTAATCGCGTTCCTCGTGGTTTCGTGCGTTACAGACTTTCAGCCCGACGCCGTTAGTATTCCACCTTCGTTAATTATTGAAGGGCAGGTTACAGATGCTGCTGGCCCCTATACGGTCAAACTTACGCGCACCGCCGACTATTCATTTAAGAGTTTGAACTTACTGGAAACGGGTGCAACCGTGGTTATTTCGGATAATCTGGGTAATAAGGAAACCCTGAAAGAGCAATCGTTGGGGGGAACGTACCAGACCACCAGCTTACAGGGCGTGGTGGGGCGAAGCTATAAAGTTAGCATCAAGACCAAAGATGGGAAAACCTATGAGTCAGACGCCGAGGTTCTTTCTGCTGCCCCGCCGATTCTTAAGCTTTATTACGAATACACGAAAGAAACAGGTGGGGCAAATTCGGCACAGAATCAGGGCTGGGATGTCTATCTGGATGCAAAAGATCCTGAAACGACAGGTAACTATTACCGATGGGCCTGGACACACTATGAGTTTACGGAAGTTTGCTCAAAGCGGGAATTGGCAAATGGTACGCTTACTGGCTTAGGCTGCTGCTCAAATTGCTGGGACATTACCCGTTGTTATGACTGCATCAGTGTGAATTCCGATGCTAATATTAACGGGCAAGCCATTAGCCGTCAGTTCATTATGCGCGTGCCTTATAAATCTAAAAGCGCCTATTATCTCGAAGTACAGCAACAGGCTCTTAGCAAAGGAGCGTATGATTTCTGGAAGAGCGTTCGGCAGTTGACCAGTAATACGGGTGGTTTGTTTGATACGGCTCCCCAAACCGTTCGGGGAAATGTGCATTGTGTGAGTAATCCAGCCGAGATGGTCTATGGCTATTTTGGTGCTACGGGTTTATCCGAACAATATATAAATGTTGACCGAAGTACGGGAGAAGGTGTTCCTGACCTGGACCCGCCCATTATTGTGCCACAGCCTTCGGCTTGCGTCGTTTGCGAAAATAGTATCTACCGTACCCCTAATAAGCCACGCTGGTGGCAGTTTTAA